The genomic interval CGAAAATTTTCTCTAGACGGCCCTCAAGCTCTGGGTCTTTGTCCAGCATTCGGCTAAGCGATACGCCTGCGATGGTCGCGGAGGACAGGACTGGAAGTTCAGTGTCGCCGTGTTCGCCGATGATGTAGGCGTGGACGGAGCTTGGTGCCACTTCGTAGAGTTCGCCCAGCATGTAGCGGAATCGAGCGGAGTCCAGGACAGTTCCGGAGCCGATCACGCGGTTCCATTCCAAGCCGGAGAATTTCCACACTGCGTAGGTCAGGATATCCACTGGGTTGGACGCCACGAGGAAGATGCCGTCGAATCCGCTGTCCATGACATCGCCGACGATGGATTTCATAATCTTGACGTTTTTGTCCACCAGCTGGAGGCGGGTCTCGCCTGGCTTTTGGGCTGCGCCGGCACAAATGACAACCATGGCTGCGTCTTCGCAGTCAGCGTAGGTGCCCTTGGTGACGCGGGTGCGGGAATCGGCCCACACAACACCATGGTTTAAGTCCATGACGTTGCCTTCGAGTTTCTTTTCATCGATGTCGATGATCGCAAGGTGATCTGCCATGCCCTGGTTGATCAGTGCGTATGCGTATGCAACTCCAACATCTCCTGCGCCAATGAGGACAATCTTGTTACCGACGGTTTCTTTCATTTTCGATCCCACTTCCTGATTTCCCTAACCGGACAACCCACAAAGCAGCTCAGAAAATCAGCAAGAGCTTGTGCCCGGATTCCTTTGTTACACCTTTAATTATGCCCGATTATGTCCGAAAATGTGGTCAGACCAAGTGTTATTTTTGTTGAAAAAATCACATTGTAAATCGAGCAAAACCAACCTATGCCCTGCAGAATTGTGCATGCTCTGCCAAGATGACTCAATATGGTTTCGCTCCCCAGACTAGCGTCTCTGCTCACCACTCGCCTGGCAACGCTTAAACCCGCACTAAAACCTGCCACCCACCTCGCCTCCCTCGGCGCGCAGGTCATTGCAGAGCTAGTTCCGGGGATCCGAATGTCGCCAAACCGCAGGCGAATCCTCCCTGCAAATATGGGCGCTGGCTTTATCGGAGCGGAAATCGCAATGTGGTGGGCTCTCTCGCCGTCATTGTTGCCGAAACCGTGGTGGGTTACGGCTGCTAACCTGGCTGTTTTACAAGCGGTGGGGCATGCGGCAGCGACGGGAATCCACTCGATCCTCCCCAGAACCAACCGGCGGGTATCCAGGAAAATTTACAACGCCACCCACATCGCAACTGGTGCCATCACGTTGACCACCACGGTTGTGGGATTGATCAGGCATCGCACCCAAATCCGGCTGATTGGGCAGAAGAATTTTGGACCGAAGGAGACGATCGCGGGCATTAGTGTCGGCACCTTGGGGTACGGCGCGCTGCTGATCACCGGCGAATTAACCCAGCACAGTATTAATGAGGTCAAGCTCCTAATTGAGAGGTTTTTACCGCCGTGGATAAGTTTCATCGCAGCGGTTTCGGTCATTACATTGACCACTTTGACCTTGGCCGATCGCGTTTTGTTGCGGCGCATCTTGCATAATTCTGCAATTCAAGCAGCGCACCTTAATCGCATGGTGTTCCCAGGAACTGAGCAGCCGTGGGAGCCGGAGCGTTCGGGTAGCCCGTGGTCGTATGAAAAATGGGGTGCGGTGGGTTCGCAGGGCCGTGCAGTGTTGTCGGGAGGCCCACGCAAAGATGACATCATCACGGTAACCAGGCTTTCTGACACGGAAACACATGAACCGATTCGTATTTTTATCGGTATGGTTCCGGGACGATCCTTAAGCGATCAGGTGGATCTTGTCATTCATGAAATGCGCCGCACGGGAGCCCTGCGCCGCGACCACATCGTGATCAACAATTCCACGGGCACCGGCTGGATCACCGATTGGTCCGCCCACACCTTTGAGTTCCTCACCGGCGGAAACTGCGTGACAATTTCCATGCAATATTCTTATCTTCCCAGTGCACTGAGCTGGTACAAGGACAACGACGGCCCCATTAATGCGGCGAGAATGCTTATCGACGCCGTCCTCCACGAGCTAGACCAGCTTCCCACCGGGAGTCGCCCAAAGCTGTTCCTCGCGGGAGAGTCACTGGGGGCGTATGGGTTGGCTGAGGTGTGGGGAGACGTCGAAAAGCTTCTTGGAACCGCTGACGGCGTGCTGCTCAGTGGGGCGCCGCGTTTTTCGGACGCCATGAATGCGTTGCGCACCCGGCGCGATGCGAGCAGCTCCGAGCGGCTGCCCGTGATTGATAGCGGGCGGCACATCCGTTTTGCGGGCGAGCCTGAGCACCTTGATATGCCGGCTACCTGGCAGTTTCCGCGCATGATCGTGGCGCAGCACGCCTCTGATCCAATTGTGTGGTGGAACGCGGAGCTGTTTATTCGGCGGCCGGAATGGTTGAAAACTCCCAAGCAAGACCACCAAGATGTCTTTCCCCGCTTGCGATGGATGCCGTTTGTAACCGGCTGGCAGGTGGCTTTGGATTTGTTCACTTCAACCTCCGTTCCCGGCGGGCACGGGCACAATTATCACGAGGAGTTTATTGATTATTGGGCAGCTCTTTTGGACCGCGAAGTCACCCCCGAGCTGCGCCACAGCATTGCTTATTGGATCCGCGCGAACCACATCAAACGCTAGAGTGATTCCATGACGCATGCGATCCTCTTTGACCTCGACGGCACCCTCGTTGATCACGCTTCCGCCGCCCGCGCCGCCCTGCACGCCTGGTCGCCGACCGTGGGCGTCGACACGGATGTTGAGCGCTGGATTGAGCTGGATAAGTGGGGTTTTGCCCGTTTTGAGCGCGGCGAAACCACGCATTTAGGTCAGCGGCGCGACCGCATCAGGGCGTACCTCAACAGAGAGCTTGACGACGCCACCTGCGATGATATTTACTCCGGCTACCTTAAAGCATATGAGCAAAACTGGACTGCCTACCCCGATGCCAAGGGCGTTCTCGATCGCGCGGTAGCCACCGGTGCCCCTGTGGGAATCCTGACCAATGGCGCAGCCCCCATGCAGCAAGACAAGCTTGATCGCACCGGCCTTGGCCTGCCAGAACTCGTCATGTTGGCGGCGTCCACTCTGGATTCTGCGAAGCCTCGCCCCGAAATGTATGCCCGAGCGCTCACCCATTTGGGTGCCCGAACCGCAACAATTATCGGCGATGATTGGACCAACGATGTCGCAGCTCCCCGCGAACTTGGCTGGAATGCTCTCTATTTAGATCGTTCCGGAACCGATCCACGCGCCGATATCCACTCCCTGGATGAACTCTTTCACTAGGCTGGCCTTTATTGTTTCCGG from Corynebacterium glutamicum ATCC 13032 carries:
- a CDS encoding HAD family hydrolase, producing MTHAILFDLDGTLVDHASAARAALHAWSPTVGVDTDVERWIELDKWGFARFERGETTHLGQRRDRIRAYLNRELDDATCDDIYSGYLKAYEQNWTAYPDAKGVLDRAVATGAPVGILTNGAAPMQQDKLDRTGLGLPELVMLAASTLDSAKPRPEMYARALTHLGARTATIIGDDWTNDVAAPRELGWNALYLDRSGTDPRADIHSLDELFH
- a CDS encoding L-lactate dehydrogenase; protein product: MKETVGNKIVLIGAGDVGVAYAYALINQGMADHLAIIDIDEKKLEGNVMDLNHGVVWADSRTRVTKGTYADCEDAAMVVICAGAAQKPGETRLQLVDKNVKIMKSIVGDVMDSGFDGIFLVASNPVDILTYAVWKFSGLEWNRVIGSGTVLDSARFRYMLGELYEVAPSSVHAYIIGEHGDTELPVLSSATIAGVSLSRMLDKDPELEGRLEKIFEDTRDAAYHIIDAKGSTSYGIGMGLARITRAILQNQDVAVPVSALLHGEYGEEDIYIGTPAVVNRRGIRRVVELEITDHEMERFKHSANTLREIQKQFF
- a CDS encoding alpha/beta hydrolase — translated: MVSLPRLASLLTTRLATLKPALKPATHLASLGAQVIAELVPGIRMSPNRRRILPANMGAGFIGAEIAMWWALSPSLLPKPWWVTAANLAVLQAVGHAAATGIHSILPRTNRRVSRKIYNATHIATGAITLTTTVVGLIRHRTQIRLIGQKNFGPKETIAGISVGTLGYGALLITGELTQHSINEVKLLIERFLPPWISFIAAVSVITLTTLTLADRVLLRRILHNSAIQAAHLNRMVFPGTEQPWEPERSGSPWSYEKWGAVGSQGRAVLSGGPRKDDIITVTRLSDTETHEPIRIFIGMVPGRSLSDQVDLVIHEMRRTGALRRDHIVINNSTGTGWITDWSAHTFEFLTGGNCVTISMQYSYLPSALSWYKDNDGPINAARMLIDAVLHELDQLPTGSRPKLFLAGESLGAYGLAEVWGDVEKLLGTADGVLLSGAPRFSDAMNALRTRRDASSSERLPVIDSGRHIRFAGEPEHLDMPATWQFPRMIVAQHASDPIVWWNAELFIRRPEWLKTPKQDHQDVFPRLRWMPFVTGWQVALDLFTSTSVPGGHGHNYHEEFIDYWAALLDREVTPELRHSIAYWIRANHIKR